Within Leptospira dzoumogneensis, the genomic segment CTAACACCGAGGAACGTTTTTTCTTGTTCCTGACTGCGCTTGGATTTTCATCCTCGTAAACTGCAACTTCTCCACTGTTCGCGTTAGTTCGCATCGCGTCGATGGTGGCCTTCAAAAATTCCTGTCTGGTTCGGATCAATTTATCATTGGCTTTGATCTTATCTTTAAGCCTGTGAACCGTATCCTTTAATCTTGTTCCGAGTTGTTTCAATTTGTGCTCGGATTCACGGTCTATTTTATTTAAAAAATCAGTAAGAGTAAGTTCGCCTTCTTTAGGAATTCCTAAATTACCTGATGTATAAACATCATGAATAGCGGACATACGAACTCTTTCCAGTTCGCTCGCATGAACGATCAATTCGTAGGTCTTTTTAGAAATCGTTTCCAAAGATCTTCCGTCCGCTTTCGTGATCGATTCAGTCTTTTCTTTCTCTAACTCCAGGATTTCGGAGTACAGTCGGATTTCTTCCTCGAAAAGAGAAGACACCCGATCCAACCATTCCTCTTTATTTAATATCATTGTCCGGTCCCTGTTCTTTGTTTCGGCGGAATCCGGAATTTTATGAGGGGTTTTTTTACAAATTCAGAGCCTCAAAAGCGGAGAAGTAGAAGTATGAAGAATTTTCTAAAGAGAAGAAGCTGATTTGCCGAATGTAGAA encodes:
- a CDS encoding flagellar protein FlgN, which gives rise to MILNKEEWLDRVSSLFEEEIRLYSEILELEKEKTESITKADGRSLETISKKTYELIVHASELERVRMSAIHDVYTSGNLGIPKEGELTLTDFLNKIDRESEHKLKQLGTRLKDTVHRLKDKIKANDKLIRTRQEFLKATIDAMRTNANSGEVAVYEDENPSAVRNKKKRSSVLVNASA